The following coding sequences lie in one Bacillota bacterium genomic window:
- a CDS encoding DUF4040 domain-containing protein: MDNLFLFMFLTFLLVASISVCLIRKVLHAVIVFGIYSLVMSIVWLQLGSPDLAITEAAAGIGMSIIMVAVVTKLGRECQ, from the coding sequence ATGGACAACTTGTTCTTGTTTATGTTTCTTACCTTTCTGTTGGTTGCATCAATTTCGGTTTGCCTGATTCGCAAGGTTCTACACGCTGTGATTGTATTTGGCATATACAGTTTGGTAATGTCCATCGTTTGGTTGCAATTGGGTTCGCCCGATCTGGCTATTACCGAAGCCGCCGCCGGTATCGGAATGAGCATTATAATGGTGGCGGTTGTCACCAAACTGGGGAGGGAGTGCCAGTGA
- a CDS encoding sodium:proton antiporter produces the protein MPDLILREVTALLLPLIQMYGIYVILHGHISPGGGFAGGMILGVSMVLYLLVFGLDSCLRKVPHRMSSFLESAGTLWYGAIGLVGVMRGTSFLMNKGAGIPLGTPGRLFSSGLIIIITIGVGIKVASTMLSLFYTLIEED, from the coding sequence ATGCCTGATTTAATTCTAAGGGAAGTTACCGCCCTATTGCTGCCGTTGATTCAGATGTACGGGATTTATGTAATTCTTCATGGCCACATCTCCCCTGGCGGTGGTTTCGCTGGTGGGATGATACTCGGTGTAAGTATGGTATTGTATTTGTTGGTCTTTGGCTTGGACAGCTGTTTACGCAAAGTTCCCCATCGAATGTCTTCTTTCTTGGAGAGCGCCGGGACGCTTTGGTACGGTGCGATTGGTCTGGTGGGTGTAATGCGCGGGACCAGTTTTCTGATGAATAAAGGCGCCGGCATCCCGTTGGGCACGCCCGGACGCCTGTTCAGCAGCGGTTTAATCATTATTATTACAATTGGTGTTGGCATCAAAGTGGCATCGACAATGCTCAGCCTGTTTTATACTTTGATTGAGGAGGACTAG
- a CDS encoding cation:proton antiporter (subunit C of antiporter complex involved in resistance to high concentrations of Na+, K+, Li+ and/or alkali), translated as MAVKLLQNYPYLISTLIFAVGCYTVLTHTNLMRKVIGINVMESAVFLFFIAAGNVQAGRPPIIDLNNPDVIYVNPLPSALILTGIVVSISVTALALAFVVKIHRQYGTIDADEIAAIRSQQDA; from the coding sequence GTGGCAGTTAAACTTCTTCAAAACTATCCTTATCTGATTTCAACCTTAATCTTCGCTGTCGGCTGCTATACGGTTTTGACCCACACCAATTTGATGCGCAAGGTAATTGGCATCAATGTGATGGAAAGCGCAGTTTTTTTGTTCTTTATCGCTGCCGGCAATGTCCAGGCGGGTCGCCCGCCGATTATAGATCTGAATAACCCGGATGTTATTTATGTGAACCCACTGCCCTCAGCCCTGATTCTCACCGGGATTGTGGTCAGTATCTCCGTAACTGCATTGGCTCTCGCCTTTGTGGTAAAAATTCATCGCCAGTACGGAACGATTGATGCCGATGAGATAGCGGCTATCAGG